The Fundidesulfovibrio putealis DSM 16056 genome segment GTCACGTTTAACCGAAGGAGTACTCATGTCACTCGGAACAATACTGCTCATAGTTTTGGTGCTGGCTCTTGTAGGCGTGATTCCAGTATGGCCGCATAGTCGTTCGTGGGGCTATGCTCCTGGAGGAATAGTAGGCATCATATTGGTTATACTCCTTGTTTTGTTCTTGCTTGGAAGGATTTAGCGACTGTTGCACGCGGTAAGCGAGCGGTGTGTGTTGGTGTTTCAGGTTGTAATGGATGAAGAGTGGGCCTGCGCCTATGCGCATGAATGGAAACAACCTGAACCGGACAGCCATCCTCATGAATTGAGTGGGCGAAGAGTCCCGGCAGGTTCGTCGAGAAACAAACCATGATCGGAGCAGTGATGGATTTCCCCAGGTTCAAGCGCATCCCCGAGCACATCGGCGTGATCCCGGACGGCAACAGGCGCTGGGCTGCGGCGCGCGACCTTCCCAAGGAGTCCGGCTACGCGTCGGGCGTGCCGCCCGGTTTTGATCTCTTTGAGCATAGCCGCTCCTTGGGCATCAAGGAGATGACCCTTTACGGATTCACCCAGGACAACACCAAGCGCCCTTCGGTCCAGACTGCCGCTTTCCGGAAAGCCTGCGTTGAAATCGCCATGGGCCTGACAGAACGCGATGCGGCTCTTCTGGTCGTCGGCAACACCGACTCTCCCCTCTTTCCTGAGGAACTCATTCCTTTTGCGCGTCAGCGGCAGGTTTTCGGCAAGGGGTCGATCCGGGTGAACCTTCTGGTCAATTACGGGTGGCTTTGGGACCTCTCGCATGGGGCCTCAGGCGCGACAAAGCCGTCCGAGTTCACGGGGTCTCTCGCCTCCAGCGATATCTCGCGAATAGACTTGGTCATCCGTTGGGGAGGCAGGCGCCGTTTGTCGGGTTTTCTTCCCGTGCAGTCGGTCTATTCGGACTTCTACTTCCTTGACGAACTTTGGCCTGACTATTGTGGCGACCATCTGCTGGAAGCCCTCAGATGGTACGAGGATCAGGATGTGACTCTGGGCGGATGATCGCGGCGAAACATCAGGGCAGGGGCGCCATCGAAGCGGAAGTGGAGCAGTGCAGTGATGCACTTCCTCTTGAGCCCCTTCTGGAGCAAAGCCTTTGCCCTGTCAGGAATCGCCCCCAGCTGATCTCCCGAAGTTCCAGAGAGCAAAGTTTCAAGCCTCTCAACCCTACGAGGATTTGATGGTCTGGAGTTTGGTGGATTTGCACTGCTCCAAAACTGTCTAAGTCTAGTGATTTTTCAAGTGTAAAAGAACATTACAGTTTGTCTGCAGCATAAAACTGTTATTTTTTAAAAATATTGAATAATGTAATATGTAATACATCTAAAGTTAATGAAAAACAGATTGACTGAGTTAGTTTCTGTGTTATTTATGTCACACTAGAAGCTCTGTTTATGCAATGAAACGAATTTGTGTGTTTGTCAGTCTGGGTTTCTAGCTGGATTTGGAAAAGGGGTTCTCCCCGAACAGTGGGCCAAGCGCTGCTGCAGTAGATTCTGCATTGTGTATTGTCCCATTCGAACTGAACAATGTAACGATTTCGGAGGATATTATGCCTAATAGCACAAAGAACAGCGGTCAGCGTGAAGAATCCAAGACTGGTGGTTCAAAGGCCAGTGAGCACCCCAGCACCAAGTCCGGCGAGTCCAAGAAGATGGAACAGCACGGCAGTTCCCACTCGACCGAAGCCAAGAAGAGCGAGCAGCACGGCAGCGCCCGTTCCGGCGAGTCCAAGAAGAGCAGCCAGCACGCAGGCGCAGCGAAGAATAGCCATTAGGGTGGATGGGGAGGCCATGTCGGTTTCTCGTCTGAGGCCAAACCTGAGATGAGTTGAGTCGGCACGACCGAGCATGGACACATTCGGCAAGTGGTACGCCTCCCGCCGTTCCTGATGTTGTCATCAGGAACGGCGGGAAATGCCCGCAACACGATGGCCACCCGGCTGTATCGCAATCAGCTCGGATGATGTGTGTTCAAGAAAGTCAATTTATCATTTCGATTCTCAATCTGATTCGTTCCGGTTTCGGAACAAAGGAACAACTTCATGGAAACGAACCAATCCTACACGTCAGGCGGCGATACATCCTTGAC includes the following:
- a CDS encoding DUF3309 family protein, whose amino-acid sequence is MSLGTILLIVLVLALVGVIPVWPHSRSWGYAPGGIVGIILVILLVLFLLGRI
- a CDS encoding undecaprenyl diphosphate synthase family protein — its product is MIGAVMDFPRFKRIPEHIGVIPDGNRRWAAARDLPKESGYASGVPPGFDLFEHSRSLGIKEMTLYGFTQDNTKRPSVQTAAFRKACVEIAMGLTERDAALLVVGNTDSPLFPEELIPFARQRQVFGKGSIRVNLLVNYGWLWDLSHGASGATKPSEFTGSLASSDISRIDLVIRWGGRRRLSGFLPVQSVYSDFYFLDELWPDYCGDHLLEALRWYEDQDVTLGG